A window of the Pyrodictium abyssi genome harbors these coding sequences:
- a CDS encoding 30S ribosomal protein S13, with amino-acid sequence MSEQYRYIVRIMGTDIPGDLKVVYGLALIKGVGINFSYALCRLLGIDPNKRIGFLTDAEVEKIENAIANPSAIGIPAWMLNRRKDYETGKDLHLVGADLIYYVKKDIEREKRIKSWRGIRHALGLKVRGQRTATTGRIGMTVGVKRRK; translated from the coding sequence CTGAGCGAGCAGTATAGGTACATCGTGAGAATAATGGGTACAGACATACCAGGCGACCTAAAGGTAGTGTACGGTCTGGCACTCATAAAGGGCGTCGGGATAAACTTCTCATATGCTCTGTGCCGTCTATTGGGCATCGATCCGAACAAGAGAATAGGATTCCTAACCGATGCGGAGGTGGAGAAGATAGAGAATGCTATAGCCAACCCTAGCGCCATAGGCATCCCGGCATGGATGCTTAATAGGCGTAAGGACTACGAGACCGGTAAGGACCTACACCTGGTAGGCGCTGACCTAATCTACTACGTCAAGAAGGACATTGAGAGGGAGAAGAGGATTAAGAGCTGGAGAGGTATACGCCACGCTCTCGGCCTCAAGGTGCGCGGCCAGAGGACGGCTACAACCGGCCGTATAGGCATGACTGTTGGTGTGAAGAGGCGCAAGTAG
- a CDS encoding RNA polymerase, whose product MIPVGREGGSVLLRCTRCGHTVSAQGGQLRDYTIVGATPEQERTITTLKVSEAKRRPIKSLEEWEQEREEYREVLQELLQEELEGVEE is encoded by the coding sequence ATGATACCAGTAGGCCGTGAGGGTGGCAGCGTACTGCTACGCTGCACCCGGTGCGGGCACACGGTATCCGCTCAGGGTGGCCAGCTCCGGGACTACACTATAGTGGGTGCTACGCCGGAGCAGGAGCGTACAATCACAACCCTTAAGGTGAGTGAGGCTAAGCGTCGGCCGATAAAGTCGCTTGAAGAGTGGGAGCAGGAGCGCGAGGAATACAGGGAGGTGCTTCAAGAACTTCTACAAGAGGAGCTGGAAGGTGTAGAGGAGTAA
- a CDS encoding AMP phosphorylase, protein MELGRSLRVEQLDIDVGCDAVFLNPRDAERMSILAGSRVSIVCGGRSLGALAALSHLVSPGSVAASHQLLKKLGDCKAAEVYPVDLPPSFDAFKRRLEGKRLDAGDYKRLVGDIVAGLYDEAQIAAFLVSQLHHRLSDEELGYLIRAMVDTGEIVSFGEPVYDEHSIGGVPGNSKVALIVVPIVASKGLLIPKTSSRAITSPAGTADTMEVLARVTFSAEEIHDMALRARGLIVWGGALNLAPADDVFVRVERRIGVDPPTQMVASILAKKLAMSVSRLVIDIPVGRGAKVENEKDAAMLASMFLSQASRLGVTMRVALTFGNEPIGLSVGPALEAREALETLMKGDGPLGLVEKACSLAGLVLELGGVAPRGRGYSLACEILRSGMAYKKFREIIEVQEGDPDVKPEDIRLAPKRFTLEARRDGIVSSIDNVAISLAAKAAGAPDDKTAGIKLHVKTGYRVKKGDPLLTIYASSDARLHEAVRIIEEYNAVVVEGVIVKLFP, encoded by the coding sequence GTGGAGCTTGGACGTAGTCTCCGCGTAGAACAACTAGATATTGATGTTGGCTGTGACGCTGTATTCTTGAATCCACGGGATGCTGAACGAATGAGTATACTAGCCGGGTCACGTGTCAGCATAGTGTGTGGCGGGCGCAGTCTTGGGGCCTTGGCTGCTTTAAGCCACCTTGTTAGTCCTGGCTCTGTAGCTGCTTCACACCAGTTGTTGAAGAAGCTAGGTGACTGTAAAGCAGCCGAGGTTTATCCAGTTGATCTCCCGCCTAGCTTTGATGCTTTCAAACGCCGTCTCGAAGGTAAGCGTCTCGATGCGGGCGACTATAAGCGGCTAGTAGGCGACATAGTAGCTGGGCTTTATGACGAGGCCCAGATAGCCGCTTTTCTCGTGAGCCAGCTCCATCATAGGCTCAGCGACGAGGAGCTAGGATATCTTATTAGGGCTATGGTTGATACCGGCGAGATTGTTAGCTTTGGTGAACCCGTATACGACGAACATAGTATAGGTGGTGTGCCGGGTAACAGTAAGGTAGCTCTCATAGTTGTGCCCATAGTCGCTTCTAAGGGCCTCCTCATACCTAAGACGAGCAGTCGAGCCATAACCAGCCCCGCAGGTACTGCAGACACCATGGAGGTTCTAGCTAGGGTAACATTCTCGGCTGAGGAGATACATGACATGGCTCTACGTGCGCGGGGGCTCATCGTCTGGGGTGGTGCCCTCAACCTGGCACCGGCGGACGACGTCTTCGTGAGAGTTGAAAGGCGTATAGGGGTTGACCCTCCTACCCAGATGGTGGCGAGCATACTGGCAAAGAAGCTCGCTATGAGCGTGTCAAGGCTTGTTATCGACATCCCAGTGGGGCGCGGTGCTAAAGTAGAGAACGAGAAGGACGCCGCAATGTTGGCATCTATGTTCCTATCCCAGGCTAGTAGGCTTGGCGTCACTATGCGTGTTGCACTAACCTTTGGTAACGAGCCTATAGGGCTTTCAGTAGGTCCGGCGTTGGAGGCCAGAGAAGCCCTAGAGACCCTAATGAAAGGTGATGGGCCGCTGGGACTAGTCGAGAAGGCGTGCAGTCTTGCCGGCCTCGTACTAGAGCTAGGTGGCGTTGCGCCCCGCGGCAGGGGGTATAGTCTTGCCTGCGAGATACTCAGAAGCGGTATGGCCTACAAGAAGTTTAGAGAAATAATAGAGGTTCAGGAGGGCGATCCCGACGTCAAGCCTGAGGATATACGTTTAGCTCCTAAGAGGTTCACGCTCGAGGCACGACGTGACGGGATAGTATCATCTATAGATAATGTGGCTATATCTCTTGCAGCTAAGGCTGCTGGCGCGCCCGACGATAAGACGGCTGGCATAAAGCTTCATGTTAAGACGGGCTACCGTGTTAAGAAGGGTGACCCCTTGCTGACTATATATGCATCAAGCGATGCAAGACTGCACGAGGCGGTAAGAATCATCGAGGAGTATAATGCGGTTGTCGTTGAGGGTGTTATAGTGAAGCTATTCCCCTAA
- a CDS encoding ATP-binding protein has product MVLARILRRLRSRSIVEVTGVSEQFIDHMDVFYKRLAAIGGRYVFECRSGTCLSFIELPSSDYQAIVAAPGLDVRNPSQQGKMNGYTLLPPPRGDRILWCGKTKPDSDERYGIILGYCANAAVVLDEDSLLRHILVVGSTGSGKSHTAARIAMCSSRIGFKPIILDWHGEYEQLLGRHYAGDYTVLSYPDLPRVAFTSSSIPLESSISVLERTLDLSPFQSSILAAFLVLATQQDAATAKGLLDVVVNHIERDEVKELMDTLKSGNTVHELIHVISTVFNKKRNDFTRAEQEIWLALLRRLNIIATSRYANIFAIRETKELLKTIHIDDYSPTIVRLDTILSLRIRKMYAVYLLQMLYTLANTNGTRILVVVEEAHNLLDNKVVSELIAETRKYGIGFLVVVHTPRILPELSEANFNTIIAHRITSVNDRLVIAKTLGLDDDSILSKLEEGDVLVRRHDMKTPLLVKVEHKAPCTP; this is encoded by the coding sequence ATGGTCTTAGCCAGGATACTTCGGCGGCTACGTTCCCGCAGCATAGTGGAGGTTACTGGGGTCAGCGAGCAGTTTATAGACCACATGGACGTTTTCTACAAGCGTTTAGCAGCTATTGGTGGACGCTATGTCTTTGAGTGCCGCTCGGGAACATGTCTATCGTTTATAGAGCTCCCATCAAGCGATTACCAGGCAATAGTCGCAGCGCCAGGCCTAGACGTGAGAAACCCTAGCCAACAAGGCAAGATGAATGGATACACGCTACTTCCCCCTCCGCGTGGCGATAGAATACTCTGGTGCGGCAAGACTAAGCCAGATAGCGATGAACGCTATGGGATAATCCTGGGCTACTGTGCTAATGCAGCTGTAGTGCTCGACGAGGATAGCTTGCTCAGACACATACTCGTAGTTGGCTCCACGGGCTCGGGCAAAAGCCATACCGCGGCACGGATAGCCATGTGTAGTAGTAGAATAGGTTTTAAGCCCATTATACTAGACTGGCACGGAGAATACGAACAACTGTTGGGGAGACACTACGCCGGAGACTACACGGTCCTATCTTATCCGGATCTGCCGCGCGTAGCGTTTACCAGTAGCAGTATCCCTCTAGAGTCGTCCATATCGGTACTGGAACGCACTCTAGACCTTAGCCCATTCCAATCCAGTATACTAGCTGCGTTCCTAGTGCTGGCTACACAGCAAGACGCTGCTACTGCTAAAGGGCTTCTAGACGTCGTGGTCAACCACATAGAGCGGGACGAGGTAAAGGAACTAATGGATACACTCAAAAGCGGGAACACCGTGCACGAACTTATACATGTAATTTCTACAGTATTCAATAAAAAGCGAAATGATTTCACGAGAGCCGAGCAGGAGATATGGCTTGCACTTCTAAGAAGACTCAACATAATAGCTACAAGCCGATATGCAAACATCTTCGCTATAAGGGAGACAAAAGAGTTGCTTAAGACTATACATATTGACGACTATTCCCCCACTATAGTTAGGCTGGACACTATATTATCGCTACGTATAAGGAAAATGTACGCTGTATACCTGCTGCAGATGCTATACACACTCGCAAACACTAATGGCACTAGGATATTGGTTGTAGTAGAGGAAGCACACAACTTGCTAGATAATAAAGTCGTCTCGGAACTTATAGCCGAGACACGCAAATATGGGATAGGGTTTTTAGTAGTAGTCCATACGCCGCGCATACTCCCTGAGCTGAGCGAGGCGAACTTCAACACAATAATAGCGCACAGAATAACGTCAGTAAACGATAGGCTTGTCATTGCAAAGACACTAGGGCTAGATGACGACTCAATCTTATCAAAACTTGAAGAAGGCGACGTACTAGTAAGAAGACACGACATGAAGACACCGCTACTTGTAAAGGTTGAACATAAAGCCCCATGTACACCCTAG
- the speE gene encoding polyamine aminopropyltransferase, whose protein sequence is MGRRSGVLTQKLPWRIVAEWITEGEACIRSVEKIYAAGATRFQEYLIGELAGIGKSLVLDGKVQSSLFDEHWYHEALVHPVMLAHTCPKEVLIIGGGEGATAREVLKHKCVERVTMVDIDAELIELAKKYLPEWHQGAFDSEKLELVFADGRKFLSETDRKFDVVILDLVDPMEGGPAALLYTLEFYKLVANVLKSGGVIVTQASSPILTPRVYATIRNTIASVFKITRPYITYVRSYNGIWGFVAASDTVDPARLSSEEVDELIKNRINGSLRFYDGATHQWMFTLPKPIRNMLESYKDIATDSNPVYVPV, encoded by the coding sequence TTGGGTAGGAGGTCCGGGGTCTTGACGCAGAAGCTCCCATGGAGGATAGTGGCTGAGTGGATAACAGAGGGCGAGGCGTGTATACGGAGTGTTGAGAAGATTTATGCAGCAGGCGCAACGAGATTCCAGGAGTACCTCATTGGAGAGCTAGCAGGTATTGGAAAGTCGCTAGTGCTGGACGGTAAAGTGCAGAGTAGTCTTTTCGACGAACACTGGTACCACGAAGCTCTTGTGCATCCGGTAATGCTGGCGCATACTTGCCCGAAGGAGGTTCTGATAATAGGCGGTGGAGAGGGAGCTACGGCTCGTGAAGTGCTTAAACACAAGTGCGTTGAACGTGTGACGATGGTTGATATAGATGCTGAGCTGATAGAGCTGGCTAAGAAGTATCTACCGGAGTGGCACCAGGGTGCCTTTGACAGCGAGAAACTCGAGCTAGTATTCGCTGATGGTAGAAAGTTCCTTTCAGAAACCGACCGGAAGTTTGACGTAGTGATCCTCGACCTAGTGGACCCTATGGAGGGTGGTCCCGCGGCTCTGCTCTATACGCTTGAGTTCTACAAGCTGGTGGCCAACGTGCTTAAGTCTGGCGGGGTAATTGTGACGCAGGCCTCGTCTCCGATACTAACCCCGAGAGTCTACGCAACAATAAGGAATACTATAGCGTCCGTATTCAAGATAACAAGGCCATACATAACCTACGTCAGAAGCTACAACGGCATATGGGGATTTGTCGCAGCGTCAGACACGGTAGACCCAGCCAGACTAAGCTCCGAAGAGGTAGACGAACTAATAAAGAACAGGATTAACGGTAGTCTTCGATTCTACGACGGTGCAACACATCAATGGATGTTCACGTTACCAAAACCCATACGCAATATGCTCGAAAGCTACAAAGATATAGCGACAGATAGTAACCCGGTCTACGTCCCAGTGTAG
- the ppcA gene encoding phosphoenolpyruvate carboxylase produces the protein MLGYPVPLAMATQHPDSASRGFTVEEEVEEALRDLLPRSRGGLGLDEKMIDYEGKLTPYHQVSWVVEETLRHGLQPGEDFLLTPRIPSERLEDPERQIMVLWGVLVANKKSIVKAGSQAVRYIITPMCSSGYEVYVLQRRILKMQRLAEEELGVKTGYIEVIPLVEDMEALLHVDKILEGMKNALLTHLGLHYSHYRVLLGKSDTALAYGHAASSIALVYALSRLYKWAEEENTRVHPIIGVGALPFRGHLSPWSVEVFVKQYSGYSTVTIQSGIRYDQGPRAVEKVVNTLLENLHEKPRILSPEEEKLLINIARLFTSEYLRFILRVVELIPHIAVFVPRRRARLSHGEYPRSIEMSLAFAAEKELLAMKPPKNLKLPRAISYAASLYTMGVPPSLIGLGRGLQRVEKELGGEALEFLLKALPLLRHDMEYDIRFYVPEVAMSYIKDEKAMQLLKEDISIVRSFLGGNTAEPTEEYVETLKSAERAIKLGIKEAAEQAIARAGVMRGSLG, from the coding sequence GAGGAGGTAGAGGAAGCTCTACGCGACCTGCTCCCACGTAGCCGGGGCGGGCTGGGTCTAGACGAGAAGATGATAGACTACGAGGGCAAGCTTACCCCGTACCACCAGGTCTCCTGGGTTGTAGAGGAGACTCTCCGCCACGGGCTACAGCCAGGCGAGGACTTCCTGTTGACACCCCGTATACCATCCGAGCGCCTCGAAGACCCGGAGCGTCAAATAATGGTCCTCTGGGGCGTCCTAGTAGCCAACAAGAAGTCCATAGTTAAGGCGGGCTCGCAGGCAGTCAGGTACATTATAACCCCAATGTGCTCTAGCGGCTACGAGGTCTATGTACTCCAGCGCAGGATTCTCAAGATGCAGCGCCTGGCGGAGGAAGAGCTAGGTGTAAAGACGGGCTATATAGAGGTGATACCGCTGGTCGAGGATATGGAGGCACTATTGCACGTCGATAAGATACTCGAAGGCATGAAGAACGCGCTCCTCACACACCTGGGGCTACACTACAGCCACTATCGTGTACTCCTGGGGAAATCAGACACCGCGCTAGCATATGGGCATGCGGCTTCGAGCATCGCTCTAGTTTACGCTCTGTCGCGGCTCTACAAGTGGGCCGAGGAAGAGAACACGAGAGTACACCCAATAATAGGCGTGGGGGCCCTTCCCTTCCGTGGCCACCTCTCGCCATGGAGTGTCGAGGTGTTCGTCAAGCAGTACTCCGGCTACTCTACCGTGACTATACAGTCTGGTATCCGCTACGACCAGGGTCCTCGCGCCGTAGAAAAGGTGGTCAACACTCTCCTGGAGAACCTTCACGAGAAGCCACGGATCCTCAGCCCCGAGGAGGAGAAACTGTTGATAAACATAGCCAGGCTGTTCACATCAGAGTATCTCCGGTTCATACTCCGCGTAGTAGAGCTGATACCCCACATAGCAGTGTTTGTGCCCCGTAGGAGGGCTAGACTGTCGCATGGAGAATATCCTAGGAGTATAGAGATGAGCCTAGCGTTTGCAGCAGAGAAGGAACTACTGGCCATGAAGCCCCCGAAGAACCTCAAGCTGCCGCGCGCGATATCATATGCTGCCAGCCTCTACACCATGGGTGTGCCGCCATCGCTTATAGGGCTAGGTAGGGGGCTCCAGCGAGTGGAGAAAGAGCTCGGTGGCGAGGCGCTAGAGTTCCTGCTCAAGGCCCTGCCGCTACTAAGACATGATATGGAGTACGACATAAGGTTCTATGTACCAGAGGTGGCGATGAGCTATATCAAGGATGAGAAAGCCATGCAGCTTTTGAAGGAAGATATATCAATAGTTAGGAGCTTCCTAGGCGGCAATACAGCAGAGCCAACTGAAGAATACGTTGAGACCTTGAAGAGCGCGGAGCGAGCGATAAAGCTCGGCATAAAGGAGGCAGCAGAACAAGCCATAGCCCGTGCCGGCGTTATGAGAGGAAGCCTAGGCTAG